One stretch of Lacimicrobium alkaliphilum DNA includes these proteins:
- the hemW gene encoding radical SAM family heme chaperone HemW encodes MQHPPLALYIHIPWCVQKCPYCDFNSHGQKTALPETEYISHLLDDLATDAKLVADREVSSIFFGGGTPSLFSAPGIERILNGVRERVNLSADAEITLEANPGTVESEKFAAFHQAGVNRISIGVQSFQQDKLMALGRIHNAEQASRAAGYAHNAGLSSFNLDLMHGLPDQSVDDALSDLRRGIEQLPPHLSWYQLTIEPNTLFASKPPVLPDDDILWDIQQRGHQLLEQAGYRQYEISAYSQPGHQCQHNLNYWRFGDYLGIGCGAHGKITDAGADQILRTVKVKHPKGYMDLSKPYLYQSQEVAREDRPFEFFMNRLRLLEPCPKQDYGRYTGLALSEFGLAGKLASAIDAGLIDETPQSWQLTESGKRYLNSLLEKLV; translated from the coding sequence TTGCAACATCCACCGCTGGCGCTGTACATCCATATTCCCTGGTGCGTACAAAAGTGCCCCTATTGCGACTTTAACTCCCATGGTCAGAAAACCGCTCTGCCGGAAACGGAATATATCAGCCATCTGCTCGATGATTTAGCCACCGATGCAAAGCTTGTGGCTGACCGTGAAGTCAGTTCAATTTTCTTTGGCGGCGGTACGCCCAGTCTGTTCAGTGCGCCGGGCATTGAGCGGATTCTGAATGGTGTGCGTGAGCGGGTTAACCTCAGTGCTGATGCTGAGATTACCCTTGAGGCCAACCCGGGCACGGTTGAAAGCGAAAAATTTGCGGCGTTTCATCAGGCCGGAGTCAACCGCATCTCTATAGGCGTTCAGAGCTTTCAGCAGGATAAACTTATGGCTTTGGGGCGTATTCATAACGCCGAACAGGCCAGCCGGGCAGCCGGCTATGCCCATAATGCCGGGCTCAGCAGTTTTAATCTGGATCTGATGCATGGTCTGCCGGACCAGTCTGTGGATGATGCCCTGTCCGACCTGCGTCGCGGCATTGAACAGTTGCCGCCTCATCTTTCCTGGTACCAGCTGACCATCGAACCCAATACCCTGTTTGCCTCTAAACCTCCTGTTTTGCCCGATGACGATATCCTCTGGGATATCCAGCAAAGGGGGCACCAACTGCTGGAACAGGCCGGATACCGGCAGTATGAAATCTCGGCCTATAGCCAGCCCGGGCACCAGTGTCAGCACAATCTGAACTACTGGCGTTTTGGCGATTATCTTGGGATTGGCTGTGGGGCCCATGGCAAAATCACCGATGCAGGCGCGGATCAGATCCTTCGCACCGTCAAGGTCAAACACCCCAAGGGCTATATGGATCTGAGCAAACCCTACCTGTATCAGAGCCAGGAGGTGGCAAGAGAAGACCGGCCCTTTGAGTTTTTTATGAATCGCCTGAGGTTGTTAGAGCCCTGCCCTAAACAGGATTACGGGCGCTATACCGGCCTGGCACTGAGCGAATTTGGACTTGCCGGTAAACTGGCCAGCGCCATCGATGCCGGGCTTATCGATGAAACACCTCAAAGCTGGCAATTAACAGAATCGGGGAAACGGTATCTGAACAGCTTGCTGGAGAAACTGGTTTAA
- a CDS encoding calcium/sodium antiporter — protein sequence MLFAFIAIIAGLMLLLWSAGRFVDGAAKTASHFGMPPLLIGMIVVGFGTSAPEMLVSALAASQGNAGIALGNAYGSNITNIALILGLTAVISPIAVHSQVLRKELPLLILVTAVAAWQLWDGQISRVDALILIALFTLLMIWTVRQGMQQRQDTLAAEVEQELTTGTESVQKSLLWLSVGLVLLIISSRILVWGAVEVATLLGISDLMIGLTIVAVGTSLPELASSLIAARKGEHDIALGNIIGSNLFNTLAVVGIAGLIQPLSAGPEVFNRDMLVMAALTMSLFILGYGFGKTGRINRFEGGLLLLSYAGYTAYLIAEVIAA from the coding sequence ATGTTGTTCGCCTTTATCGCTATCATTGCTGGCCTGATGCTACTGCTCTGGAGCGCCGGGCGCTTCGTGGATGGTGCTGCCAAAACCGCCAGCCACTTTGGCATGCCGCCATTATTGATTGGCATGATCGTTGTCGGGTTTGGTACCTCGGCCCCGGAAATGCTGGTGTCTGCCCTGGCCGCCTCGCAAGGCAACGCCGGTATCGCTCTGGGTAATGCCTACGGCTCTAATATTACTAATATCGCCCTGATTCTGGGACTGACAGCGGTGATCAGCCCTATCGCCGTGCATTCACAGGTACTGCGCAAAGAATTGCCATTGCTGATATTGGTGACGGCAGTGGCAGCATGGCAACTTTGGGACGGTCAGATCAGCCGGGTTGATGCTCTGATACTAATCGCGTTATTTACCCTGCTGATGATCTGGACTGTACGCCAGGGCATGCAACAGCGCCAGGATACGCTGGCTGCAGAAGTGGAACAGGAGTTAACCACGGGCACAGAGTCTGTACAAAAATCTCTTCTGTGGCTGAGTGTGGGGCTGGTGTTGTTAATCATCAGTTCGCGCATCCTGGTATGGGGTGCAGTAGAAGTGGCAACCCTGCTCGGTATCAGTGATCTGATGATTGGCCTGACCATTGTGGCAGTGGGTACCTCGCTGCCGGAACTGGCCTCATCCCTGATTGCGGCCCGCAAGGGTGAACATGATATTGCACTGGGGAATATTATTGGCTCCAACCTGTTTAATACTCTGGCAGTAGTTGGCATTGCGGGTCTGATTCAGCCACTGTCAGCAGGCCCGGAGGTATTCAACCGCGATATGCTGGTAATGGCGGCGCTCACCATGTCACTGTTCATATTGGGCTATGGATTCGGCAAAACAGGGCGGATTAACCGTTTCGAAGGCGGGCTGTTATTGCTCAGCTATGCCGGCTACACCGCCTACCTGATCGCCGAAGTCATTGCGGCCTGA
- a CDS encoding sulfite exporter TauE/SafE family protein encodes MEYLWLGFAVWLGFTAQAVTGFGSMVIAVSLGSLMFSIPALLPILVPLNIFMTGGMAWQLRRQVDWSLLIRMILPLMVLGMGTGIWLLDSLPQTWLKTGFALLVLWFSGRELLKLYRRQQIRARSDWWQRLWMFCAGIAQGLYGSGGPLLVYGISSRQLDKATFRATLVSVWFVLNSLYSVVMLFQGRVQPVAITILACLPILYLAVKVGDWLHHRVDERQFKLGICLLLIFSALAMLVG; translated from the coding sequence ATGGAATATCTGTGGTTAGGTTTTGCGGTATGGCTGGGCTTTACCGCTCAGGCAGTGACGGGTTTTGGCAGCATGGTCATTGCCGTATCGCTGGGCAGTCTGATGTTCAGCATTCCGGCGCTGCTGCCGATTCTGGTGCCGCTGAATATCTTTATGACCGGCGGTATGGCCTGGCAACTGCGCCGACAGGTGGACTGGTCATTGCTCATCAGGATGATCCTGCCGCTGATGGTGCTGGGAATGGGCACCGGCATCTGGCTGCTGGACAGCCTGCCTCAGACCTGGCTTAAAACCGGCTTTGCCCTGCTGGTGTTGTGGTTTTCCGGTCGTGAGTTGCTCAAGCTCTATCGTCGCCAACAGATCAGGGCCCGCTCAGACTGGTGGCAGCGGTTGTGGATGTTCTGTGCCGGTATTGCCCAGGGCCTGTATGGCTCAGGCGGCCCATTACTGGTGTATGGCATCAGCAGCCGGCAACTGGACAAAGCCACCTTTCGCGCCACCCTGGTCAGTGTCTGGTTTGTGCTCAACAGCCTGTATTCTGTGGTGATGCTGTTTCAGGGTCGGGTTCAGCCGGTGGCCATAACCATACTGGCCTGCCTGCCGATTCTGTATCTGGCGGTAAAAGTGGGCGACTGGCTGCACCACAGAGTGGATGAACGCCAGTTTAAACTGGGGATCTGCCTGCTGCTGATCTTCTCTGCCCTGGCGATGCTGGTGGGGTGA
- the rdgB gene encoding RdgB/HAM1 family non-canonical purine NTP pyrophosphatase has protein sequence MQKWVMATGNAGKVKELSAMLTPLQVDIRVQSEFDVPEVPETGTTFVENAIIKARHAARITGLPAIADDSGLAVDALGGAPGIYSSRYAGENATDSDNINKLLGALEGQSNRQARFICVLVWMRHGDDPTPVIAQGQWQGQITEQPSGGGGFGYDPVFRVASHQCTAAELEANLKNQLSHRAQALQQLLPQLEAALG, from the coding sequence ATGCAAAAATGGGTCATGGCCACAGGCAACGCCGGCAAAGTAAAAGAACTCTCAGCCATGCTGACGCCACTACAGGTGGATATTCGCGTACAAAGTGAGTTTGATGTGCCGGAAGTACCTGAAACCGGCACGACTTTTGTGGAAAATGCCATTATCAAGGCCCGTCATGCAGCGCGCATTACCGGCTTACCTGCCATTGCCGATGATTCGGGACTGGCAGTGGATGCCCTTGGCGGTGCACCGGGCATCTACTCCTCCCGCTATGCCGGTGAGAACGCCACTGATTCAGACAATATCAACAAACTGCTCGGTGCCCTTGAAGGCCAGTCTAATCGCCAGGCCCGCTTTATCTGTGTACTGGTATGGATGCGCCATGGCGATGATCCGACGCCGGTTATCGCCCAGGGCCAATGGCAGGGGCAAATCACAGAGCAACCCTCAGGTGGCGGCGGCTTTGGCTATGATCCGGTATTCCGGGTAGCATCACATCAGTGCACCGCGGCAGAACTTGAAGCGAACCTGAAGAACCAGCTCAGTCACAGAGCACAGGCACTGCAGCAATTGCTACCTCAGCTGGAAGCGGCTCTTGGCTGA
- a CDS encoding AI-2E family transporter — MQEKLEHRSFLLLLLLITGLFAYLLKPFFGALFWSCVIAIMFYPLHHYLTERWGGRRNLAALTTLVICAIMVIVPTLFVAASFFQEGAKIYQKLQDGDLDPGAYVEQLKTAFPAVQDFLGRFGIDLENFKSLLADSAVSSSRWIAENAVQLGQGTMTLFLNIGLLLYVTFFFLRDGPKLVMLLVRALPMGDEREHQLFDKFSEVTRATVKGNLVVAIVQGTLGGIIFWILDIPGPILWGVVMTVLSLIPVVGAGLIWAPVAIYLFAIGEWVDGAILTAFGAVVIGLVDNILRPILVGRDTKLPDYVVLLSTLGGFSLFGINGFVIGPLIAALFLTFWEIFIREFNPGFDPSDLSGEAELEEWQDQQEQASESSDRAK, encoded by the coding sequence ATGCAGGAAAAACTGGAACACCGCTCATTTTTGTTATTGCTGCTGCTGATCACAGGGCTGTTTGCTTATCTGCTCAAGCCTTTCTTTGGCGCCCTGTTCTGGTCCTGTGTGATTGCCATCATGTTCTATCCCCTGCACCATTATCTGACAGAGCGTTGGGGCGGGCGGCGAAATCTGGCAGCCCTTACAACCCTGGTTATCTGCGCCATCATGGTGATCGTGCCCACCCTGTTTGTGGCCGCCTCATTTTTTCAGGAAGGCGCGAAAATCTACCAGAAACTGCAGGACGGCGATCTCGATCCCGGTGCCTACGTGGAACAGCTCAAAACAGCCTTTCCGGCGGTGCAGGACTTTCTCGGTCGTTTCGGTATCGACCTTGAAAACTTTAAAAGCCTGCTGGCCGACAGCGCCGTCTCTTCCAGCCGCTGGATAGCAGAGAACGCCGTGCAGCTCGGTCAGGGCACCATGACCCTGTTCCTGAATATAGGTTTGCTACTGTACGTCACCTTCTTTTTTCTGCGTGATGGTCCGAAACTGGTGATGCTGCTGGTGCGGGCATTGCCAATGGGTGATGAACGGGAACATCAGTTGTTTGATAAGTTCTCTGAAGTCACCCGGGCCACCGTTAAAGGCAATCTGGTGGTGGCTATTGTTCAGGGTACCCTGGGCGGAATAATATTCTGGATACTGGATATCCCGGGGCCGATACTCTGGGGCGTGGTGATGACAGTCCTGTCGCTGATCCCTGTGGTGGGCGCCGGTCTTATCTGGGCACCGGTGGCGATCTATCTGTTTGCCATCGGTGAGTGGGTAGACGGAGCCATACTCACTGCTTTCGGCGCCGTTGTTATCGGGCTGGTAGACAATATCCTGCGGCCCATTCTGGTCGGCCGTGACACCAAGCTGCCGGACTATGTGGTGCTGCTCTCGACGCTTGGCGGATTCAGCTTATTCGGGATTAATGGTTTTGTTATCGGCCCGCTGATCGCGGCGCTGTTCCTGACCTTCTGGGAAATCTTTATCCGTGAGTTCAACCCGGGGTTCGATCCCTCAGACCTCAGCGGTGAAGCAGAACTGGAAGAATGGCAGGATCAGCAGGAACAGGCCAGCGAGTCTTCAGACAGGGCTAAATAG
- a CDS encoding methyl-accepting chemotaxis protein has translation MFRDLYLFVEKTFFATLTRKIVGNVTFLFLFQVLTLWLAFSDASWTESPTLLFSLAIVSVMAFLFTLFYLTYLIVRPVRAMVRNLDEINHKQGDLKGRLPAFTYDEFRQLSGGYNTFVSNLSVLLKDISEHARLASEKNQAVLGKINNTSANAADQDSISDEIFASSQQVNDEIQAIVSKTDEVAQSTDENLSAATASTRQLSSLSRDIGDIDELLRAFDQTVGGLKDNASSIRDILKMVQDFSDQTNLLALNAAIEAARAGEAGRGFAVVADEVRTLSVKVNQATGQISNFINQMETLVQDTQQESVKLTEMAGKAQQDIASTSARFEDMVQQLQADNQRLVAIGESVHALKHTYDQAHASVARISDLGAEIRTDMQQVEADIRELTVETQTTQKQLQRFL, from the coding sequence ATGTTCAGGGATCTTTATCTTTTTGTTGAGAAAACCTTCTTTGCCACACTAACCCGCAAGATCGTTGGCAATGTAACGTTTCTTTTCCTGTTTCAGGTATTAACCCTGTGGCTGGCATTTTCTGATGCATCCTGGACAGAATCCCCGACTCTGTTATTCAGCCTGGCCATTGTCAGTGTCATGGCGTTCCTGTTTACCCTGTTTTACCTCACTTATCTTATTGTTCGTCCGGTCAGGGCCATGGTCCGCAATCTGGATGAAATCAATCACAAGCAGGGCGATCTCAAAGGCCGGTTACCGGCCTTTACCTATGATGAATTCAGACAGTTATCCGGGGGTTACAATACCTTTGTCAGTAACCTGTCCGTATTGCTCAAAGACATCAGCGAGCACGCCCGCCTGGCCAGCGAAAAGAATCAAGCAGTACTGGGAAAAATCAATAATACCTCTGCCAATGCCGCCGATCAGGACAGTATCAGCGACGAGATCTTCGCCTCCAGTCAGCAGGTGAATGATGAGATTCAGGCCATTGTCAGCAAGACCGATGAGGTGGCACAGTCCACTGATGAGAATCTCAGCGCCGCCACCGCCTCAACCCGGCAGTTATCGTCCTTATCCAGGGATATTGGCGATATTGACGAACTGCTGCGGGCGTTCGATCAGACTGTCGGCGGCCTGAAGGATAATGCCTCCAGCATTCGCGATATCTTAAAAATGGTGCAGGATTTTTCCGATCAGACCAATTTGCTGGCATTAAATGCGGCTATTGAAGCTGCCAGAGCCGGCGAAGCAGGACGTGGCTTTGCGGTGGTGGCTGACGAAGTGCGTACCTTATCCGTTAAAGTGAATCAGGCCACCGGGCAGATCAGCAACTTTATCAACCAGATGGAAACCCTGGTGCAGGATACGCAGCAGGAATCGGTAAAACTGACGGAAATGGCCGGGAAGGCCCAGCAGGATATCGCCAGCACCAGTGCAAGGTTTGAAGACATGGTGCAGCAACTGCAGGCCGATAATCAGAGGCTGGTCGCCATCGGTGAGTCGGTACATGCCCTCAAACACACCTATGATCAGGCCCATGCCTCAGTGGCGAGAATTTCTGATCTGGGCGCTGAAATCCGCACCGATATGCAGCAGGTGGAAGCGGATATCCGGGAGCTGACCGTAGAGACGCAGACTACCCAAAAACAACTGCAGCGCTTTTTGTGA
- a CDS encoding (2Fe-2S)-binding protein: protein MTTSAIPFEVNGQPVTFEQDPETPLLWVLRDHLQFTGTKFGCGAGHCGACTVHVNGRAQRACMTPVASIKGASIVTIEGLAEGETLHPVQQAWLEQDVPQCGYCQAGQILATVDLLKRIPQPSDEQIDAQLTNLCRCGTYVRIRKAVHRAAQLMQEKESRYESD from the coding sequence ATGACAACATCAGCAATCCCATTTGAGGTCAATGGTCAACCCGTGACCTTTGAACAGGATCCCGAGACACCACTGCTATGGGTCTTGCGTGATCACCTGCAGTTTACCGGCACCAAATTTGGCTGCGGAGCCGGTCATTGCGGTGCCTGCACTGTGCATGTTAATGGCCGGGCGCAGCGCGCCTGTATGACGCCGGTGGCCAGCATAAAAGGGGCCAGTATTGTTACCATTGAGGGGCTGGCAGAGGGCGAGACGTTGCACCCGGTACAGCAAGCCTGGCTGGAACAGGATGTGCCTCAGTGTGGTTATTGCCAGGCTGGTCAGATCCTGGCCACAGTGGATCTGCTTAAGCGCATCCCACAACCCAGCGATGAGCAAATCGATGCGCAACTGACCAATCTGTGTCGCTGTGGTACCTATGTCCGCATCCGTAAAGCCGTGCACCGGGCAGCACAGCTGATGCAGGAGAAGGAGAGCAGGTATGAATCAGATTGA
- the srmB gene encoding ATP-dependent RNA helicase SrmB — protein sequence MFDELDLDDALVSACQEMGYSKPTSIQQLVIPPAMDAKDILACAPTGTGKTAAFLLPAAQFLLDYPRRQPGGVRVLILAPTRELALQVHQQALSLCRFTSLKCGVITGGINYGTDRETLEETPDILVATPGRLFEHIEKESFDCREIEILILDEADRMLDMGFSAIVNQIAAEARWRKQTFLFSATLEGTGIARFASDILKDPVEVSATPSRREHAKILQWLHFADDAQHKFALLTHLLHEDIEKAIVFVKTRDRLMELKARLDSEKLDCCYLQGDMPQDKRNLAMGRFRNGEVNILLATDVAARGIDVADISHVINYDMPRTADVYVHRIGRTGRAGKKGTAISLVEAHDYLIVPKIERYTEQKLKARVIEGLRPKHKAPTLPPKKKKVKTGSKSKKAAAKGKKVRKSKGKSS from the coding sequence ATGTTTGATGAATTGGATTTGGATGATGCGCTGGTCAGTGCCTGTCAGGAAATGGGCTATAGCAAACCCACCAGCATTCAGCAACTGGTGATCCCACCAGCCATGGACGCCAAAGACATTCTTGCCTGTGCCCCCACCGGCACCGGCAAAACCGCCGCCTTTTTGTTACCGGCGGCGCAGTTTCTGCTCGACTACCCGCGCCGACAGCCTGGTGGCGTGCGGGTACTGATCCTTGCTCCTACCCGTGAACTGGCCTTGCAGGTACATCAGCAGGCCCTGTCGCTTTGCCGCTTTACTTCGTTAAAATGTGGTGTGATCACCGGCGGTATCAACTATGGCACCGACAGGGAAACCCTTGAAGAGACACCGGATATTCTGGTGGCCACGCCAGGACGCCTGTTCGAGCATATCGAAAAAGAGTCTTTTGATTGCCGCGAGATTGAAATCCTTATCCTGGATGAAGCCGATCGTATGCTGGATATGGGTTTCAGTGCCATTGTTAATCAGATCGCTGCCGAGGCCAGATGGCGCAAACAAACCTTTTTATTTTCCGCCACCCTCGAAGGAACCGGTATTGCCCGTTTTGCCAGCGACATCCTCAAGGATCCGGTGGAAGTTTCCGCCACCCCTTCACGGCGTGAGCACGCCAAGATCCTGCAGTGGCTGCATTTCGCCGATGATGCCCAGCATAAGTTTGCCTTATTGACCCATCTTCTTCACGAGGATATCGAAAAGGCCATCGTGTTTGTAAAAACACGTGACCGGCTGATGGAGCTCAAAGCCAGGCTGGACTCCGAGAAACTGGATTGCTGTTACCTGCAGGGAGATATGCCCCAGGACAAGCGTAATCTGGCGATGGGGCGGTTTCGCAATGGCGAGGTAAATATTCTGCTGGCCACAGATGTGGCCGCCAGGGGCATCGATGTGGCCGATATCAGTCATGTGATTAACTACGATATGCCGCGCACCGCCGATGTGTATGTACACCGTATCGGCCGCACCGGCCGCGCTGGCAAAAAGGGCACAGCCATCTCACTGGTGGAGGCTCATGATTATCTGATCGTGCCGAAAATTGAGCGCTATACAGAGCAAAAACTTAAAGCCAGAGTGATCGAGGGTTTAAGACCCAAACATAAAGCCCCGACCCTGCCGCCGAAGAAAAAGAAAGTTAAAACCGGCAGCAAAAGCAAAAAAGCCGCAGCCAAAGGCAAGAAAGTACGGAAAAGCAAAGGCAAAAGCAGCTGA
- a CDS encoding YggN family protein, whose amino-acid sequence MLRALVCSLLLLALPVQSAFMCEADLQFGLVVNDRHIRVTEDTRTLYQINGTEQLIVHGEWITLDEQAQQHLKELAEGLRYAVPKVILLASEGVDLAIGTIDHVYVGLVGSEHDSYQRLQDALWKVRTKVKTKFIRASSNYYIGPRSLENVDELMDPELEQEIEQALGTSVGGILTAIGGLASEGDTNLERKMEDLSTRLETMGAEIERRIAPQADTLRKKAEWFCNEIQRLDGIEEALRERVPELKAYNLIVTGKS is encoded by the coding sequence ATGTTGAGAGCCCTGGTCTGTTCGTTATTGTTGTTGGCACTGCCGGTGCAGTCTGCGTTTATGTGCGAGGCCGACCTGCAATTTGGTCTGGTGGTCAACGACCGGCATATTCGCGTCACAGAAGACACCCGTACCTTGTATCAGATCAACGGTACCGAACAGTTAATTGTGCACGGCGAATGGATCACCCTGGATGAGCAGGCACAGCAGCATCTGAAAGAACTGGCAGAGGGTCTGCGTTATGCCGTTCCCAAGGTCATACTGCTGGCCAGCGAAGGGGTAGATCTGGCTATTGGTACTATCGACCACGTGTATGTGGGTCTGGTGGGCAGTGAACATGACAGCTATCAGCGTCTGCAGGATGCCCTGTGGAAAGTGCGAACCAAAGTTAAAACTAAATTTATCCGTGCCAGCAGTAACTATTATATTGGTCCCCGCAGTCTGGAAAATGTCGATGAGTTGATGGATCCAGAGCTGGAGCAGGAAATCGAGCAGGCGCTGGGTACCTCAGTGGGCGGCATTCTGACGGCTATTGGCGGGCTGGCCTCGGAAGGCGATACCAACCTGGAACGTAAGATGGAAGATTTATCCACCCGCCTGGAGACTATGGGCGCGGAGATAGAGCGTCGTATTGCCCCCCAGGCCGACACGCTGCGTAAAAAAGCTGAGTGGTTCTGCAATGAAATCCAGCGTCTCGACGGTATTGAAGAAGCCTTGCGCGAACGTGTTCCTGAACTGAAGGCTTATAACCTGATCGTAACCGGCAAATCTTAA
- a CDS encoding PAS domain-containing protein translates to MTDEALNDLTEFHWMMDMLQTVDVGLVVLNREFEINLWNGFMESHSGLLPSQVRGKSLFALFPEVNEAWFRNKARPVFELKNRAFIIWEQRPFLLRFPNYRPITGTEDYMYQNITLSPLVSTTGKVENICMMIYDVTDVAVGKKVLESTQVILSELNEKVAEKTVPANRVND, encoded by the coding sequence ATGACCGATGAAGCACTGAACGATTTAACAGAGTTTCACTGGATGATGGACATGCTGCAAACCGTTGATGTGGGGTTGGTGGTATTAAACCGCGAGTTTGAAATTAACCTCTGGAACGGTTTTATGGAAAGCCACTCCGGTTTGTTGCCCAGTCAGGTAAGGGGCAAGTCGCTGTTTGCGCTTTTTCCGGAGGTTAATGAGGCCTGGTTCCGTAATAAAGCCAGGCCGGTGTTTGAACTGAAAAACCGGGCCTTTATTATCTGGGAACAGCGCCCCTTTTTACTCAGGTTTCCCAACTACCGGCCCATTACCGGTACTGAAGATTATATGTACCAGAACATTACCCTGTCACCCCTGGTCAGCACTACCGGCAAGGTTGAGAATATCTGCATGATGATCTACGACGTTACCGATGTGGCGGTGGGAAAGAAGGTACTGGAGTCCACCCAGGTTATCCTCAGTGAACTGAATGAAAAAGTGGCCGAAAAGACGGTACCAGCCAATCGCGTTAATGACTGA
- a CDS encoding response regulator: MYSVLICDDSLVARKQVAKCLPEDWEVAVHFAKHGEEAIAALKEGKGQLLLLDLNMPVMDGYQVLETIQAQGLKTTVIVISGDIQPEAHERVKRLGALDFIEKPIKPATFEKLLVKHRITQNQQEQDKPELASLDPEIRDIYQEITNIAMGQAGDHLARILNVFVKLPIPNVNLIEASELHMMLQDIEDKDTVSGICQGFVGPGICGEALFILSDSSFNDVAKILNISEEVDDQMQLELLMDAANILIGTCLNGLASQLDMHFSQGHPEVLGQHRNITELININKTRWRRTLAIELSYGLEGYQVHCDLVLLVTEESMETMNNKLSHLLED, translated from the coding sequence ATGTATTCAGTCTTAATCTGCGATGATTCCCTGGTAGCGCGTAAGCAGGTGGCCAAATGTCTGCCCGAAGACTGGGAGGTGGCCGTTCATTTCGCCAAGCACGGTGAGGAAGCCATTGCCGCGCTTAAGGAAGGTAAGGGCCAGTTGCTGCTGCTGGATCTGAATATGCCGGTGATGGATGGTTATCAGGTGCTGGAAACTATTCAGGCACAGGGGCTGAAAACCACAGTGATTGTGATCTCCGGTGATATTCAGCCCGAAGCCCATGAACGGGTCAAGCGGCTCGGGGCGCTGGATTTTATTGAAAAACCGATCAAACCTGCCACTTTTGAAAAATTGCTGGTGAAACACCGGATCACCCAGAACCAGCAGGAACAAGACAAACCCGAACTGGCCAGCCTGGATCCTGAAATCAGGGATATTTATCAGGAAATCACCAATATCGCCATGGGGCAGGCCGGGGATCACCTGGCCCGGATCCTCAACGTATTCGTTAAGCTGCCCATTCCCAATGTTAATCTTATCGAAGCCTCAGAACTGCATATGATGTTGCAGGATATTGAAGACAAAGACACCGTGTCTGGTATCTGTCAGGGTTTTGTGGGGCCCGGGATCTGTGGTGAGGCACTGTTTATTCTCAGTGACTCCAGCTTTAATGATGTGGCGAAAATTCTCAATATCTCCGAGGAAGTGGATGATCAGATGCAGCTTGAGTTGCTGATGGATGCGGCCAATATCCTCATAGGTACTTGCCTGAATGGCCTGGCCAGCCAACTGGATATGCATTTCAGCCAGGGGCATCCGGAGGTACTGGGGCAACATCGCAATATCACCGAGCTGATTAATATCAATAAAACCCGTTGGCGCCGTACCCTGGCCATTGAGCTGAGTTATGGTCTGGAAGGTTACCAGGTGCATTGCGATCTGGTGTTGCTGGTTACCGAGGAGTCCATGGAGACCATGAATAACAAACTTTCTCATCTGCTGGAGGACTGA